One Sodalis praecaptivus DNA segment encodes these proteins:
- a CDS encoding YecA family protein, with the protein MSKQNTFPDYENLNRLLAAQAVALTAAEMHGLLSGIVCGGNHNDSWQVLVHELTNDGLAFSQTLAGPLRDLHQATASALADASFQFQLLLPADDDEGNALFARVEALAGWVNHFLLGLGVVQPQLDKVRGDVREAIDDLRNIAQLGYDEDEDREALAQSLEEVIEYVRMAAILCHNDFTRPDDDAAPTPAGPVLH; encoded by the coding sequence ATGTCTAAACAAAATACATTCCCCGATTACGAAAATTTGAACCGGCTTTTGGCAGCGCAGGCGGTGGCTTTAACCGCTGCGGAGATGCATGGGCTGCTGAGCGGGATAGTGTGTGGCGGTAACCATAACGACAGTTGGCAGGTGTTAGTGCATGAGTTGACCAACGACGGGTTGGCGTTCAGCCAAACGCTCGCCGGGCCGCTGCGCGACCTGCACCAGGCCACCGCCAGCGCGCTGGCGGATGCGTCATTCCAATTTCAGCTATTGCTGCCGGCGGACGACGACGAAGGGAATGCGCTATTCGCGCGAGTGGAGGCCCTGGCCGGCTGGGTCAACCATTTTCTGCTCGGTCTGGGGGTGGTCCAGCCGCAGTTGGACAAGGTGCGGGGCGATGTGCGCGAGGCGATAGACGATTTGCGCAATATCGCTCAGTTGGGGTATGACGAGGACGAAGATCGCGAGGCGTTGGCGCAATCGCTGGAGGAAGTGATTGAGTATGTCCGTATGGCCGCCATCCTTTGCCATAATGATTTCACCCGTCCGGATGACGACGCGGCGCCCACGCCGGCCGGTCCGGTATTACATTAA
- the pepP gene encoding Xaa-Pro aminopeptidase, producing the protein MTPLEYSRRRQGLLAKMAPGSAALIFAAPEATRSADSEYPYRQNSDFWYFTGFNEPQALLILVKSDQSHHHSVLFNRVRDKTAEIWTGRRLGQEAAPERLGVSRALPWDDIGSQLHLLLNGLDVVYHAQGEYDFADTLLFSALDKLRRGARQQWQAPATLVDWRPWVHDMRLIKSEEELAVMRRACEITALAHTRAMQQCRPGMYEYQLEGEIQHEFNRHGARFPSYNTIVGSGENGCILHYTENASRMKSGDLVLIDAGCEYQGYAGDITRTFPVNGRFSPEQRAIYDLVLAMLNRALELYGPGRSIQEVGEEAVRIMVTGLVQLGVMKGEVEALIAEQAHRQFFMHGLSHWLGLDVHDVGNYGSSERSRALEPGMVLTIEPGIYIASDADVPPAYRGIGIRIEDNIVITAAGNENLTASVVKEAEAIEALMAAARKG; encoded by the coding sequence ATGACACCACTAGAATATAGCCGGCGTCGTCAAGGATTGCTGGCGAAAATGGCCCCGGGAAGCGCCGCGCTGATCTTTGCCGCCCCCGAGGCGACGCGCAGCGCCGATAGCGAGTATCCCTATCGGCAAAACAGTGATTTCTGGTATTTCACCGGCTTTAACGAGCCGCAGGCGCTGTTGATTCTGGTCAAAAGCGACCAAAGCCATCATCACAGCGTATTATTTAATCGGGTACGCGATAAAACCGCCGAAATCTGGACCGGCCGCCGCCTGGGTCAGGAGGCGGCGCCGGAGCGCCTAGGGGTTTCCCGAGCGCTCCCCTGGGACGATATCGGCAGCCAATTGCATCTGCTGCTCAACGGCCTGGACGTGGTTTATCATGCGCAAGGCGAATACGACTTTGCCGACACATTGCTGTTCAGCGCGCTGGATAAATTGCGCCGCGGCGCGCGTCAGCAATGGCAGGCGCCGGCCACGCTGGTGGATTGGCGGCCCTGGGTGCACGACATGCGGCTGATAAAATCCGAAGAGGAGCTGGCGGTGATGCGCCGCGCCTGTGAAATCACCGCTTTGGCGCATACCCGCGCCATGCAGCAATGCCGGCCCGGCATGTACGAATATCAGTTGGAAGGCGAGATCCAGCATGAATTCAATCGCCACGGCGCGCGCTTCCCGTCTTACAACACCATCGTCGGCAGCGGCGAAAACGGCTGCATTTTGCACTACACCGAAAACGCCTCCAGGATGAAAAGCGGCGATCTGGTGTTGATCGACGCCGGCTGTGAATATCAGGGCTACGCCGGGGATATCACCCGCACCTTTCCGGTCAATGGCCGCTTCTCGCCGGAACAGCGCGCGATTTATGACCTGGTCCTGGCAATGCTTAACCGCGCCCTTGAGCTTTATGGCCCGGGGCGCAGTATTCAGGAGGTGGGTGAAGAGGCGGTGCGCATTATGGTCACCGGTCTGGTGCAACTGGGCGTCATGAAGGGAGAGGTCGAGGCGCTCATCGCCGAACAGGCGCACCGGCAATTCTTTATGCATGGCCTGAGCCACTGGCTGGGGCTTGACGTTCACGACGTCGGTAATTATGGCTCCTCAGAGCGTAGCCGGGCGCTGGAGCCGGGTATGGTGCTGACCATCGAGCCGGGTATCTATATTGCCAGCGACGCCGATGTGCCCCCCGCCTACCGCGGTATCGGCATTCGCATTGAGGACAACATCGTGATTACCGCCGCGGGTAATGAAAACCTCACCGCCTCGGTCGTCAAAGAGGCCGAGGCGATTGAAGCCCTTATGGCGGCGGCGCGCAAAGGATGA
- the ubiH gene encoding 2-octaprenyl-6-methoxyphenyl hydroxylase produces MSVTIIGGGMAGATLALALSHLSRGTLQIDLVEARTPESRDHPGFDARAIALAQGTCRELTAIGVWPALASCATAITRVEVSDKGHLGKVQIAADDYQLPALGYVVELHAAGKRLFDLLRQAPGVRLHCPATLTRLRREREETIITLDNGVELNAQLVVAADGSRSPLAAQCGMRWRQRDYQQIAVIANISTAVPHGGDAFERFTPQGPLALLPMSGARSSLVWCLPAAHEQDIADWDEGRFCQALQQAFGWRLGRITAAGERQCYPLRLRTAERHIAHRLALVGNAAQTLHPIAGQGFNLGLRDVMTLAETLAQAAAQGEDIGDYAVLSRYQRRRQPDQAGTVGITDGLIHLFANRHLPLVVGRNLGLLAMAHIPSLRDALARKTLGWVAR; encoded by the coding sequence ATGAGTGTCACCATTATCGGCGGCGGCATGGCCGGCGCGACGTTGGCGCTGGCGCTTTCGCATCTGAGCCGCGGCACGCTGCAAATCGACCTGGTGGAGGCGCGGACGCCGGAAAGCCGCGATCATCCCGGCTTCGACGCCCGCGCTATCGCGCTGGCGCAGGGGACCTGCCGCGAGCTGACCGCCATCGGCGTCTGGCCGGCGCTGGCATCCTGCGCCACCGCCATTACCCGGGTGGAGGTGAGCGACAAAGGGCACCTGGGTAAAGTTCAGATTGCGGCCGACGACTATCAGTTGCCGGCGCTGGGCTATGTCGTGGAGCTGCACGCGGCCGGTAAACGGCTATTCGATTTGCTGCGCCAGGCCCCCGGCGTGCGGCTGCATTGTCCGGCGACGCTCACGCGCCTCAGGCGCGAGCGCGAGGAGACGATCATTACCTTGGATAATGGCGTCGAGCTCAACGCGCAACTGGTGGTGGCGGCGGACGGCTCGCGCTCGCCGCTGGCGGCGCAATGCGGCATGCGCTGGCGGCAGCGGGATTATCAGCAAATTGCGGTTATCGCCAATATCAGCACCGCCGTGCCGCACGGCGGTGACGCTTTCGAGCGGTTTACCCCCCAGGGCCCGCTGGCGTTGCTGCCCATGTCCGGCGCGCGCAGTTCGCTGGTTTGGTGCCTGCCGGCTGCGCATGAACAGGACATTGCCGACTGGGACGAGGGGCGTTTTTGCCAAGCGTTGCAGCAGGCGTTTGGCTGGCGGCTCGGCCGGATTACCGCCGCCGGCGAGCGCCAGTGTTACCCGCTGCGGCTGCGCACGGCCGAGCGGCATATTGCCCACCGCCTGGCGCTGGTGGGTAATGCCGCGCAAACGCTGCACCCCATTGCCGGCCAGGGGTTTAACCTGGGGCTGCGCGATGTGATGACGCTGGCGGAAACGCTGGCGCAGGCTGCGGCGCAGGGAGAGGATATCGGCGATTACGCCGTGCTATCCCGCTACCAGCGTCGTCGGCAGCCGGACCAGGCCGGTACCGTTGGCATCACCGACGGGCTGATTCATCTGTTCGCCAACCGTCACCTGCCGTTAGTGGTGGGCCGAAATCTTGGGCTGCTGGCCATGGCCCATATTCCGTCGCTGCGCGATGCGCTGGCGCGTAAAACGCTGGGCTGGGTGGCCCGTTGA
- the ubiI gene encoding FAD-dependent 2-octaprenylphenol hydroxylase: MQAFDIVISGGGMVGLALACGLQGTGLRVAVIERQGPEAIPPAEQPALRVSAINAASRRLLQHVQVWEAITAQRANPYRGMEVWERDSFGRIAFDGAGLGYPELGHIIENPVIQQALWRRAEQLAEVTLIAPATLRQVAWGENEAFITLDDDRMLTARLVVAADGARSWLRTHADIPLTFWDYQHHALVATVRTARPHGNIARQTFHGDGILAFLPLSDPHLSSIVWSLPPSVAQERLTAPAEAFNAALAMNFSLALGLCELQGERQTFPLTGRYARNFAAHRLVLVGDAAHTVHPLAGQGVNLGFMDVAELLGEVRRLRKAGKDIGHYPYLRRYERSRKHSAALMLAGMQGFRELFAGQQPLKKWVRDAGLRLADTLPGVKPRFIKQAMGLNDLPAWLAAEPFD, translated from the coding sequence ATGCAAGCATTTGATATCGTGATTAGCGGCGGCGGCATGGTCGGCCTGGCGCTGGCCTGCGGCCTGCAGGGGACCGGATTGCGCGTGGCGGTCATCGAGCGCCAGGGGCCGGAGGCGATTCCTCCTGCCGAACAGCCGGCGTTGCGGGTTTCCGCCATCAATGCCGCCAGCCGGCGTTTGTTGCAGCATGTGCAGGTCTGGGAGGCCATCACCGCGCAGCGCGCCAATCCTTATCGGGGCATGGAAGTCTGGGAGCGGGACAGCTTCGGGCGTATCGCTTTCGACGGTGCCGGGCTGGGCTATCCGGAGCTGGGGCATATCATTGAAAATCCGGTCATTCAGCAGGCATTATGGCGCCGCGCGGAGCAATTGGCCGAGGTAACGCTGATAGCCCCTGCCACGCTGCGCCAGGTGGCCTGGGGTGAAAATGAAGCCTTTATCACCCTTGACGACGACCGGATGCTGACCGCCCGCCTGGTCGTGGCGGCGGACGGCGCGCGCTCTTGGCTGCGGACCCATGCCGATATCCCGCTGACTTTTTGGGACTACCAGCATCATGCGTTGGTGGCAACCGTGCGCACCGCCCGGCCTCATGGCAATATCGCCCGACAAACGTTTCACGGTGACGGCATTCTGGCGTTTTTGCCGCTAAGCGACCCGCATTTAAGCTCTATCGTCTGGTCGCTGCCGCCGTCGGTGGCGCAAGAGCGCCTGACGGCGCCCGCCGAAGCGTTCAACGCCGCGCTGGCCATGAACTTCAGTCTGGCGCTGGGGTTATGCGAGCTGCAGGGCGAACGGCAAACTTTCCCGCTCACCGGCCGCTATGCGCGTAATTTTGCCGCTCACCGCCTGGTGCTGGTAGGGGATGCCGCGCATACCGTCCATCCGCTGGCGGGGCAGGGCGTCAACCTGGGGTTCATGGATGTCGCGGAACTGTTGGGAGAAGTGCGGCGCCTGCGAAAAGCCGGCAAGGATATCGGCCATTACCCCTATCTGCGGCGCTACGAGCGCAGCCGCAAACACAGCGCCGCGCTGATGCTGGCGGGCATGCAGGGGTTTCGCGAGCTTTTCGCCGGCCAACAGCCGCTAAAAAAATGGGTCCGCGACGCCGGTTTGCGGCTGGCGGATACGCTACCCGGCGTTAAGCCCCGCTTCATCAAACAGGCGATGGGATTGAACGATTTACCTGCCTGGTTGGCAGCCGAGCCCTTCGACTGA
- the gcvT gene encoding glycine cleavage system aminomethyltransferase GcvT: MAQQTPLYEEHLACGAKMVDFHGWMMPLHYGSQLDEHHQVRRDAGMFDVSHMTIVDLAGPRTRDFLRHLLANDVAKLTVPGKALYTGMLNASGGVIDDLIVYFLSETEFRLVVNSATRDKDVEWVTRHAERYQVAVTVRDDLALIAVQGPQAQNKTQTLFTPQQRQAVAGMKPFFGVQAGDLFIATTGYTGEAGYEIALPATQAADFWRRLLAAGVKPCGLGARDTLRLEAGMNLYGQEMDEGISPLAANMGWTITWQPEDRDFIGREALEAQRAAGDGEQLVGLVMSEKGVLRNGLPVHFTDASGNMQQGIITSGSFSPTLGVSIALARVPAGIGQQAIVLIRNREMPVKVTKPGFVRAGKAVAQ; the protein is encoded by the coding sequence ATGGCTCAGCAGACCCCGCTGTATGAAGAGCACCTCGCGTGCGGCGCCAAAATGGTGGATTTCCACGGCTGGATGATGCCGCTCCACTACGGTTCCCAACTGGATGAACATCATCAGGTGCGGCGCGATGCCGGCATGTTCGACGTGTCCCATATGACCATTGTCGACTTAGCGGGGCCGCGCACCCGTGATTTTCTGCGCCATCTGCTGGCCAATGATGTCGCCAAGCTGACGGTGCCCGGTAAAGCGCTTTACACCGGCATGCTCAACGCTTCCGGCGGGGTGATAGACGATCTTATCGTCTATTTCCTTTCCGAAACCGAGTTCCGCCTGGTGGTGAATTCCGCCACCCGTGACAAAGACGTTGAGTGGGTCACTCGTCACGCCGAACGCTACCAGGTGGCGGTAACCGTGCGCGACGATCTCGCCCTGATTGCGGTGCAGGGGCCGCAGGCGCAAAACAAAACGCAGACGCTGTTCACCCCGCAACAGCGTCAGGCGGTGGCCGGAATGAAACCGTTTTTCGGCGTGCAGGCCGGTGATTTGTTCATCGCTACCACCGGCTATACTGGCGAGGCGGGCTATGAGATTGCGTTACCCGCCACGCAGGCCGCGGATTTCTGGCGGCGGCTGCTGGCGGCCGGCGTGAAGCCCTGTGGACTGGGCGCGCGCGATACTTTGCGCCTGGAGGCGGGAATGAACCTTTACGGCCAGGAAATGGACGAAGGCATTTCTCCGCTTGCGGCCAATATGGGTTGGACCATTACCTGGCAGCCTGAGGACCGCGATTTCATCGGCCGCGAGGCGCTGGAGGCCCAGCGCGCCGCCGGCGACGGCGAGCAATTGGTCGGATTGGTGATGTCCGAAAAAGGCGTATTGCGCAATGGCCTGCCGGTCCATTTCACCGACGCCTCCGGCAACATGCAGCAAGGCATCATCACCAGCGGCTCGTTTTCGCCCACTTTGGGCGTCAGCATTGCGCTGGCGCGAGTGCCGGCCGGTATCGGCCAGCAGGCGATAGTGTTAATCCGTAACCGCGAAATGCCGGTTAAGGTCACCAAACCCGGTTTTGTGCGCGCCGGCAAAGCGGTTGCGCAATAA
- the gcvH gene encoding glycine cleavage system protein GcvH: MSNVPTELKYTASHEWVLNEGDGVYCVGITEHAQELLGDMVFMDLPEVGASFSAGEDCAVAESVKAASDIYAPISGEIVAVNDDLDGSPELVNSAPYTDGWLFKIKAADESEVNELLDAAAYQAAIDEEDE; encoded by the coding sequence ATGAGCAATGTGCCGACAGAATTAAAATATACCGCATCCCATGAGTGGGTGTTAAACGAAGGCGACGGCGTTTATTGTGTCGGGATTACCGAACATGCGCAGGAGCTGCTGGGCGATATGGTGTTCATGGATCTGCCGGAAGTGGGCGCCTCGTTCTCCGCCGGCGAAGATTGCGCCGTGGCGGAATCGGTAAAAGCTGCGTCGGATATCTATGCGCCCATCAGCGGCGAAATTGTGGCGGTGAACGACGATCTCGACGGATCGCCGGAGCTGGTCAACAGCGCGCCTTATACCGATGGCTGGCTGTTTAAGATCAAAGCCGCCGATGAAAGCGAAGTGAACGAATTGCTCGACGCCGCCGCTTATCAGGCCGCCATCGACGAAGAAGACGAATAA